A single region of the Sphaeramia orbicularis chromosome 6, fSphaOr1.1, whole genome shotgun sequence genome encodes:
- the LOC115421358 gene encoding interferon-induced transmembrane protein 5-like yields MDNHSYNFPSDCTPLTNCKSARKPGGSTVVNMGNTGKNPPRDYLIWSLCNTLYVNFCCLGFMALVYSIKARDQKTQGNLQLAQECSDKAKWYNILAAGWNLLIPLLAIVLLVLLLVHLGSSQGSYDFFGEDGFQNFMKLFSW; encoded by the exons ATGGACAACCATTCGTACAACTTCCCCTCTGACTGTACCCCGCTGACCAACTGTAAGTCCGCCCGTAAGCCGGGTGGATCCACCGTGGTAAACATGGGCAACACCGGCAAGAATCCTCCCCGGGACTATCTCATCTGGTCTCTGTGCAACACCTTGTACGTGAACTTCTGCTGCCTGGGGTTCATGGCTCTTGTCTACTCAATCAAG GCGAGGGATCAGAAGACTCAGGGGAACCTGCAGCTGGCCCAGGAGTGTTCAGACAAGGCCAAGTGGTACAACATCCTGGCAGCTGGCTGGAACCTGCTCATTCCCCTCCTCGCCATCGTCCTGCTCGTCCTCCTGCTCGTCCACCTCGGTTCATCTCAGGGTTCCTACGACTTCTTTGGAGAGGATGGCTTCCAAAACTTCATGAAACTGTTCAGCTGGTAG